The genome window TTTAGTAGACTCATTTGCTTGCGTAGTTTGCTCTGTCTGCCTGGGATGGACAGACACACATGGCAGAGCACACGTGAGCCTGGCAGGGgttttataaaattaatgtattttttcccttgctgcttgTTTGCACAAGGGCGATCTGGTGGCAGATGCAGTCGCTGTTGTAAACTTTTGGGGACATTTCTGTGTATAGATGGCTGTGTTGGAAATAGCATTCCTGTTAAACCCATGAACActctaaaaacatttaaatcaaATATCTTTCCAGACTATTAAGGCAGAAGTGTTCCGAATCGTTGCTAACGTAACACACAACTCGCAGCTTTCTGCTTCGAAGCGCTGCGGCAACAtttgcaaatttttaaaagtaattgttCACTCGAAGTAAAACTAAACCAAGCGAGAGCTTCAAGGGAAGTTAGATTTTCCCGAATTTTGGAATGCTCTTGGgtcaaagaaaaaagctttttaattgcTGACAGTTTGGTGATTTCCAAATGACAAACCTCATTGGAATGATTTTCTCTGATTATAACGTTTGCATTCATTTGACTGGCAAAGCGACTAACAAAGTCATGCTTCATCCAGGCAccgattctttttttttacttaaaggTTTTTGTAAtttgtgagaggaaaaaagactgAAACTATTATCAACCATTATACGTTATTCATTGACCACATGTTTGTTTGAAACGGCCATCGCTTGGTGGAATGCGGGCTACGTACGTTCCCTTCCATAAATTAGCACTAAAAACCTACCTAAATCAGGTAGGGTTTTGTTGAGCTTGTTGTATTATAATCCGAACCAGACTATAACGTGGatgttgcttttgctttgcatgttAATTCAGGTCCTGAACCCCAATGGATGGAGCTCGGTATGAACAAAGCCTGCTGACTTAGAGGCGTCCTGCTCACGCACTGAGGCCCTTCGGGCCCCGCTGCGTAATTGCATTCTTGATTTACATGGACATTCTAATTTTCTTTAGAATGCAGTGATTTGCTCTGAAGTATTTTGGCAAGGGCCtgcaattattttgttcttgagCCTGTGATAAAACCCGTGTCCTGGGGGAGCGTGCCGTGCAGAATAGAGGGGCAGAGGATTGGGAAACCTATTTTAACTCATTTtaagggaaaatgttttctcataaAGCAGAGGGGCAAACCCACCTGCTGTCTTTCTCCCCTCAgtaaaagaaatagcaaaataattGCAAGAAAGGATGTGTTTCTGGGGGTGGTACCTGTCTAGTACAGGAATACTGGGGCGTGATGCTTAGGTAGAAACGGCACATTTCTAGGATGCAGTAAGGGATGAGGGGTTTGGGGTGGATGTTTAAAATCACTGTTGGATGCCAAAGGTAAAATCATTGCTCTCGTGCAATGGCTTTGAATCCTGGGGTAAGTAACATTGAACTGACTGATGTACTGGGGTGTGAAGGGGATGATTTCAGCAGCCTCAGGAGATGCAGCGGTGGAATGAGAAGGTGAAAtgctccctccacacacacaaacccgAGGTGCAGCGATCTGGAGCATCTCTAGGAGTTGTTGAGGTTTTGGAGTGAATCTTGCTGCCAGTCCTGGCAGGTGGAGgagtattttcctctttgctcttTCTCCCCTTAGGCTTTCGGATTTATGACGCGCGTTGCTCTGCAAGCAGAGAAGATGAATCACCACCCGGAATGGTTTAATGTCTACAGCAAGGTAAGGTGTTCACCAGCCCTGGTTACAGGCATGGCAAGTTACGGAGACCAAACCTCTGGCCTGTTCTCTCTGCCTCGTTTGGTGGTTTATGTACAAGGAGGAGGTAGGGGAGTGGAAAGAGGCTGTGACTTCATAAAGAGATTCAGGATTTTAAAGACTATTGAGCTATTTGTAGTGGTGGTATGGCCCCAGGAGTCAAGCTCTTTGCGGTTGTTTGCTACCAGCTGCATGGTGGGGACCTGTCGCTTCACCTCTTTGGCTGAGatctaaaaatgaaatagaagcCTTTAAACTCTTATTTGGCCAATCTGAATAAATGACTGTTTTGAAACTACTGAACACTCACACAACTTCCATTCCTTTCTGTGCAGCGAGTCGGGAGCCCAGCAGTGTAGGGCAGCAGACCAGCGATGTGTAGGTACCTGGATGGGAGCCTGGCAGTCTCAAtttaggtttgatttttttcagaattgtaGGCCTCTATGTCTCAACATAATGGTGTATAAAATTTGTTTATAATATTGCCTAACTGGTGGTGGTCTCATATTTACAAGGCTTACAAGGTATACTGCAGCCCTGGCATGAAAGGTGCTGGGTGAAAGGGGAGATTATTGCTCTGcctttagttttattttctaatacttCTCATTGCATTGTAGCGAGTTGTTTGTTTTAGCAATTGGCGAATATATGGCAATCCTGCTAAAAATACACTAAAAGGACCTGTGGACAAacagcctgcagctggggaccACCACCCCTGGAGCAGGAcatccccacctctcccccctAACAGAGGCATCCCAGCACAGGCTCCTCCTCAGCAGCCCTTGAGGTCACCCTGTTTAAGGGGACATTAAATGATCAGCGGACAAAGCCCCTATCACctattcttcattattttcttggttttccagAATATTcagaatttatctttttttcctccctcttctctcttcccaaaATCTCAGTCAAACACGAGACAAAGTAACGCCCAACTTGTCATCTGGCTTAGTCTAAACAAACCCATGCAGGCAGCTGCGTCACAGCAAAATTCACCAGTccgtttgttttctttttgaaattaatcTGCAACGAGCTCAACAATTTTTTCACCATCAGGGTGCTGGTTTTTAACAAAACGCGTGAGCCCCTGATTCGGCTGCTGGCAGCTTGGTCACTGGCCCAGGTTCTTCGTGAAACCGATCTGTGgaatttaaatgtaaagaatGAGTTATTTAATCGGACACCTCTTCTTGGATGAATCCCAAGAATGCAGAGCCTGGTTTATTCTGCGAAGGGGCTCGCTGTGGTTGGACTTCAGGCTCTGTTAAGCCTCCTCACCTACAGCATCTCCTGGTTTACAGGAGCATCGTGTAAAACCAGTTCACTACAGGGGCACGCGGCGTTCCCAGGGGGTTGCTGCTCAGCCTAAGTGGCAGAGACCGAAATGGCTTCGTaacccttttcttttcctttttgacagGTCCAGATAACTCTGATTTCCCACGACTGCGGTGGGCTGACCAAGAGAGATGTGAAGCTGGCTCAGTTTATTGACAAAGCTGCTGCCTCAGTGTAATCGAGATGTGAAACGCTTTAGTACGGTGCCCACcaatattttgtgtttaaatgttATCCCTCATTCCTTGTAACCCTGATTTTACAAAACCCCTGAGACAAGATACTTTGTAGAACGAGTGACTTTTAGTTTTGTTGGCCTTAAGACCTTGGGCTGAGACCCCTCTGGATGCCTGCGCTTGTCCTTTGCCATCTCTGGCTCTGCCTGAGGATGTAGCAGATAAACCAGCAACAAGTAAGTTTTGAACAATCCTTTTGTAGAAACTAAACCAAGCTGGAATGAAAGCAGGAGCCCACCCGCACGTGTCGGTGTTCCCCAAGCCCACGGGAGCcgaggctgggggcagctgccaCACGAGCCTGCCCCGTGCCCGGCCGCTTCCCTCAGGTGGATTTGTACATCTCTGCACTTCAGACGACATCAGAGCAGCCGGGCCAAGGCCGTCCCCTCTGCCTTGGTGCTTCCATCTCTACCAGTGACCGGTGGCAAGCGCACGGGGTGCCGGTGAGGGCAGCTCAAGCGGCTGCTGGGGTTTCCTTGTAGCTGCAGCTCAACCAGCAGTTACAGCTTTGCGTCTCGGTGTTTATTCTGTGCTTGTCTGATGGCTCGTTGAACCCGCCAGCCCTTTTGGCACTCCCAGCCTCGCAGAAGTCCTGCTGCGTGCTGGAGAACCGTTCCCCATCTGAGAGGCAGGGCTGGATCCTCCAGCTGCTGAAAACTTCAGCTCTGGTCCAGCAAATACAAAAAAGTCCCAGTGAGCTCCCAGCACTCACATCATTAGACGAAGCATATGCTTAAGTGCTTGGCTGGGCCGggtgggtgctcagcaccttgcAGGATGGAGCCGTTATTTGTGGTGTGAGGCTCCCGTACCTGCCGGATCGGGGGAGCTTGGCTGGGCGCCTGGAGCTGCCGGCGGTGGAGGAAGCGGCATTAGCAGGATTCGTGCTAAGCTGGGCTCTGCTGAAGCTGTgctcaccctttttttttttgtagctacAATTACTCACAGCAAATCTCATTCCAAGAGCTGCAGATCCCACTGACgaggtttaaaataatttcttccgTGGTTTCCAAGTCTTTGTGTTTATCCTGTGATCCTCACCGCGGCAGATTTCCACTGCGGGCAGGGAGATTTCCCCCTGCTTAAGGCTTGCAGGAGGGCCTCTCGCTCTGCAGTCCCGCTGCCCAGTGTCCCCAGCGAGCAGCTCTGGGTGCGGAGCCCCGGGAGATTGACCCCTCCGGAATGCCGGAGCGCATCGCTCGAGTGACACCGGCTACCGAGCAGTGAGATACACGGGTGCCAAAAATCTGTGCCGGGTGTACGTGCGAGGCGGGTGGTCTCTCAGATATTTGGGATGCAAAGTGCCCGTAGCTGCCAGGCGAGTATTGATGTCGGGAAAATAAGAAAGGTATTTTTTGCTAATCCTTAGCAAGTGCACTGTCATGTGCTAATTGGTCGCGAGATGTTGGGGTTTATTGTTGGTCACCCTGCTTGGGGTATCGAGTGAATACCTAAAAAGACCCGAATTCAGGCTACGTGCGCAAATGTTCTTTGCTTACAAGTGCCTTTCCCCAGCGGAGCGGCGGATTTCCCTGATATGGTTCGAAAATGATCGCTGTTGTGAGGAATGAATAAAGCTCAACCAaccaaccaggctgggattccTGTTACTGGTGGGGAAGCGAGGAGTTTTCACGCAAAGTTTTGACAACGCCTCTAATGAGCTGTGAAAACTGTTGTTAAGAATTGAGATATATAATGCGTGCGCTTtgaataaaaccaataaaatcAAATTCCTCCTTTGTAATTTGTTTATTATTGTACATATGTGACAAAGCTGTTTAGTTTTAAGATAAATTTAAGATAAATAATATTTAGTTACTGGGAGGTCTTTGGTTTAGAATATTGATATTTATTTACAtactctgaggaaaaaaattccccaCCAACTAATTTAGCTCGGAGAGCTGCACTGTCCAGTTACGGCGTAGAACCGTGCAGCCGTGGTGGTTTGGGGATCCCTGACCGGCGAAGAGGCAAAAATACTCAGCAAAGAGGAGGATGGCTTTGAAACGCTCGTGTTTTCTAGGTCAGTGCTTGTTTAGCCACAATTTCTTGTTGATTTCTGGGGCGTCCCGCAGACCTGTGAGTGCCTTTTGTGGGCATTGCTGTGCAACAccagtaataataaaataaaaatagtgaatAAATGTCTTCCGCTTTCTTTTCCAGCGAGTGCTGACTTCAGAGACAGTCCCACGAGTGAAATCCTCGCCCCGCTGGTGCCCTGATGAAGACGTCTGCCATCGTGCTGCTCACACCTCGGGTTCCCTCGGGGCGCCCAGGCAGTGCATCCTCCCCGGTCTCCGCAGAGCCGGGCAGGGGATCCCTGCGGTGctgaggtgtttaagaaaagactggacatggcacttagtgccatggtctagttgccatggtggtgtcagggcaatggttggactggatgatcccagagggctcttccaacctcattgattctgtgattgaatGACAGGAGCTGGGTTTGGGCCTGGAAACTCAGCGTAAGGCACCTTCTCTGGCGAAGAGCATCATCAGCTTCACTCTGAAGTGGCCAGAGCGCGGGGTTTGGGTCCTTTCTGGGCGGTGGCATCgctggagctgtgctgctcCCTGACGTTATGGCTCGGGCAGCTGCTGTAACGTCACCCCTCCAAAATGCAGGTAACTTCGCTGTGTCGAGATTGATTTAACTCGGTGTGTCCCCTCCACCAGCCCAGTCCATGGCGTGTGGGAAACACCATCCCTGGGAGATCCTCCAGTGGTGCCCCGTGgccacaggaaattaaaaagcaaaaactcGAGGCTGAGAGAGCAGAGTAGGAAAGATGCCTGCGGCGTGCTATGTGGTTGGGATCGCTGCTCAGGTCCTGCAGGGCTGGAGATCACACCTTCGCAGGACTGTCTCTGAAACAGGGCCAGCGAGtaatcctttcctttcccctaaATGGGAGCTCAGGTCCTGTAAACTGCAAAAATCATATTGGAAGGGACGGCGTCAGTGTTGGGTGTGCTCTGGGGCTCTGGGGATGGGGTCCCAGAGGCAGCTCTGCGGGCACGTGTTGGAAAACAAACGTCTTTGTCTTGGTTTGTGAGTTATGGCTCCATCTGACCGTGCTGGGATTCTTtctgcccttcctcctcttgcccttcctcttcctgcccttcctcctcctcctgcccttcctcctcctgcccttcctcctcctgcccttcctccttcctcctcctcccggctGCCCAGTCTGGTGGCCAAGGTGTGGTGGTAGAGTGGCTGAGGAAGAGCAGACCCTACAAGGCTCCTGAGGACGTGTCCTCACCCAGCTGCTTCTCAAGGCCAGAAGGACAGACTGACGTGgttgtttttcagctgcttcccCGTTGTCCGTGACACATCCCCGGTTCCAGGATGGGGCTGGAGGGATCGCAGCATCCCCCGGGATGTGGCCGGGCTGCCGTGCCGGTGGCCGCTGGCTCTGGGTCAGCCCCACCTGGAGCCCTGGGGGTTCAGCAGAGCGAAACCACAGGGTGGATCCCGCTGGACTGGAGTTTTCTGTTGGTTTATGTCCCCCAGATGGCCTGGCCCTGGGTCAGGGATGCTTGCAGCATCCCCGGTTTTCGGTGACGAGCAGTTTCTGGGTTTGCCCTGATCCGTGCTCCAGCGCTGCCTTCACGCTCAGCCTTGCAGCCTGCCAGgtccccagccccgctctgccTTCTCCTCATCCACGAGTGCTTTTCAATCCTGCAACACACAATTTGGAAAGCCTCGAGCTTCCCGCAGCTTCTGGTAGGTGTGTGCATCTTCCCTGGCCTTTTCAGCCTCAGGTTAACGAAGGGATTGCCAATTAACTGAAGCTAATGAGTTCTGAATGAGCTAGTTTCCAGTTTTTCACAATTGTTTGCTccaagaaacaaatatttgtggCTTACTCAAAGCTGCACCTCGGGATTAGCCAAACACGTGTGTGTCCTGGAACAAGTGCTCGCGGAGTGTCCAGAGCAGCAAGCGCAGAGATGCTGACTAATTGAAATAAATTGGCAATTGTTCATGCTCTCTGTCCTAAAGAGCCGAGGCAAAAGCAAACATGGATGTGAGTTATCCCCCTGACATCAAAGGCCGTGTTTATATAAGTGCTGCCCGCGCTGAAGAGTTGGACTCTTTGGGGAGGAACTGACAGCTCGTCTGCAAATGAACTTTGGGAAGAGCCCAGGCgcggctgccagcagccctctGGTTAGGGCTGGGTCAGCCTGCGTGGGCTGGGGGACTGCTGGAGCCCCAGGGAGAGTCCCCAGAACGAGCAGAGGTCTGTGCTTGTTACACTGGAAATTTTGTTTATGCAGGACTTGGCCCCGGCACTTGCCCATGTGGTTTCTTCTTCTGGCAGTGACCTCCCAAGATGGTGATGTCAAACAGCGAGTGCCACCCTCCCGCCCGTGCCGAGGGTCACCTGGGGAAGCTGAGGAGCACCCGGCCATGTTATGGAGCAATCAGGGAAGCGGCACCCGGAGCATCCAGACCCTTTCCAGAATGGACAAGTCACCTCCAATTTTCTTAGTAGATCTCTGCAGCGCCCGTTGGAGGCCATTGCAAGGTGTGCTCCCTTCTGCCAGCTCAGGTACCCACAGAGAAAAGCCTTTTTGGTGTGGAGCCACCCCCAGGTGATGCCTGTGCTGTTTTGGGTCCAGTTCAGCCTGGCTGAAGGGAGGACTCGGACAGGAGCAGGATCTCCAGCCGGGtctggctgctgggctgggccatgggaaaaccaacaaaaaaaagaaaccaaggtgCAAGAGCTCCCTTCAGCTCTGCCGGTGTTTCTGACAGGAGAAAGGACACAAAGTTTCGTGCTTCCCTGCGCAGGCTGCTGGGCAGCTACCAATTCAGCAAaggtcattaggcattggaaggggctgcccagggaggtggtggagtcaccatgtctggaggtgtttaagaaaagactggacatggcatttagtgccatggtctagttgacagggtggtgtcagggcaatggctggactcgatgatcccagagggctcttccaacctggttgactctgtgattctgattctgtgattctgtaattcatgACGCTCATGatctccatcatctccatcaACACCACCTCCCCGGCTGTGGAGACCAACTACCGCTGTCAGTGATGCTGGGGGACTTTTTCTGAGGTGACGTGGTGGCACTCTCCCATGTGCCATGGCCAGGAGGGGTGGGGTGGAGGCGATGGGGGTCTGGCCCCACGGCTGCTTGGGGTGGCCGCTGGCCAGTTGTCCTCCCCCGGGACAGCAGCATGTCTGCAGTGGTGGCTGCACAAGCCCAGGGCCTGGCTGAAATGCATTCCAGCTTCAGATCCCTTCACTTATTCGATAATTATCATTCGTAAAATGCAATTGTTCGGTCCTCTCCACGGCAGCCCTTTCCCCCTCGCGGTTTAGCACAGCTAGTTTTAAGCACCCTTTTAATACTCAATTTTCACGTTGAAAAATCCCTCTTGGTCCCACTCCGTGATTTCCTTGTCTTACACAAGGCAGCTACTGTACGCAAACCTCTGAGCCTTAATTATATACCCCAGTAATATACAGCCAGGCCTGGCTAATGTCAAGAAACCCAGTCAGGAGCGTCGGAGGTTTGTGAgagctctggctgcaggacCGGGCTCCGTGTGGGGAAGGGTCCCTGTGGGCAGGGGGGTGTTGTTGGGGACATTGAATGTGAGAGTGGGGGAAGCGCCAGCTCAGGGCTTGGGGtctggcagctgcaggcagctgcctggtcttgctttctcctctctccaggTCATAGATGCCGCCTTCAACTGTTTACACCTCTGAGCTTCTGCTGAAGCTGTATGCGGATCCCATCGCCTACTGCAAGAGCAGCTACAACATCTCGGACACCGCCGTCCTCCTCACTGCCTtcctgtgtccagctctggggccccaacagaagaaggacatggagctgttggagcgagtccagaggaggccacggagatgatccaagggctggagcccctctgctctggagacaggctgagagagctggggctgttcagcctggagaagagaaggctccggggagaccttctagcaccttccagtgcctgaaggggctacaggaaagctggagaggggctttttacaagggcgcggagtgacaggatgagggggaatggttttaaactgaaagaggggagattgagatgagatattaggaagaaattctttgctgtgacggtggtgagacactggcccaggttgcccagaggtaGTGGTAAGTTGTGAGCAAAGGCGAAAACTAATAATTCCTGAATTTTTAAGCAGCTCATGGCTTGgccattgttttttttcccatttctccttcccccaaggagagaagagattttcatttttactacaGCAGAGtagatgcaaaaaaaccccaaaccctatAAAACACAGGTCACGTCCTATTCTTGgtctgtgtgtatttttctctccagcacACCATCTCCTACTTCATTTTCTCCTGgaggtttgtttttcagcaagGAGCTTATGTGGGCAGTGAATGCTCAGCCAGCATTTCTGCGTGTAATTAATCGGCCGGGGAGCCCACCAGAAGTGGGATGTTTATGGGCACAGGGCTCTTATAACGTTCACTTCTGAGCCTTCGTTCCTCTAGTTTGGATCGTAAACTTCACTCATCACCAGACTTTTATGTGTTAATTATTCTGTGTcactgggagaagggaggacATGTAGAAGAGCATGGAATAATGAAGGGTTTAGGCGTGGGGGATGAGATGCTCCTCTTTGGTCTGGCTGATTGTAAGAGAGAGAATTGATGCGTGGTAAAATGGGGAGAGGTTTAGCTCAGAGTGAGTTTGTGTTGGTTTGAGCCTTGTGCTGTGCACTTGTGGGACTCACTGCCAGGAGATGCCTCGTCTGGGGACCGCGAGGAAGAAAACCTGTAGGATAACATTTGGCACCGTTCCCCCTTGAGACGCTTAAAATGTTGaggtgctttgaaaaaaaaaatcccacccgGCACAGACCTGCCAGTTTAAGAGCCTGAATGCCTTTGAAATGTGGGCCATGCGACACGAGGTGTTGATGGGAGTCGGGGGGACTTAACGCCTAAGGGACTGGGGCCACTGGGAAACTGCATCCTGGCGCTGGGTGAGAATGCCTGGAATGGCATTACTGGGAGGAATAATACCAAAGAGGAAAATTCTTTAGGCTCTCACAGTCCCTCCCTGTTCCAGGGATGCTGTAAACACCCGGGGCAGCCCTGCTGCGCCGCTGCCTTCCAGCTCCAAGGGCATTTGGTGCTTACCTTGGTGTCCTGGCCTGAAGGGACGGGTGCCCTGAGCTGCTTGGCACCCCCAGAGACAACACCTCTTCCCCTCAAATTTGGTTTAAAATGTGATAGGGCTGTCTGAATGCGTTCTGCTGAAAgtgcaggaggctttttatgcctctgtgtgtgttgtAATTTATTAATTGAAGCCTAAGTTAGCCCTCAACAGTTTAGCAGTATTTAATGCAGAAAGCTCAAACATGCAACACATTCTTGGCACGTTTCcctttattaattaaaaacctCTTTAAAGCACTCTGCCTTCCACCTTGGAGCAATAAATTTCCACCGtgaggaaataatttccttgtTGTATTCCATACAGAGGCGTTCTGTTAGCTGCGGTCCCTGTTTTAATGTAGGCCCCATTCATCCTTatttcaatttcaaaacaaactttaaaaacgCCAGGttgttctgtaaaaaaaaaaaaaaaaaaaattaaaaaaaagacttttctgctttttttaaaaaaatatttgggattAATTCCGGTGTGGTTTACTACCTGTGCAGACTGTGAGCCACAAAGGTCCTTCTTAATAAAAGCTCATAGGACTCCACAGCGGTTCCTGGAGAAACCTTGGTGATCGAAAATGAGGTGATGGTCCTGCACGGGAGGCACTGGCCAGCCAGCAGTGGCTGGGGCCGTTTTACAGCCCTCCTGTCACCCCCAGCTCTGGGTGGCTGGTTTTCTTTATGACCACGTGCCACAGCCCAAACCTGCCCAACGCCATGACGTAACTTGGCAAAAATGTCACCTGATTTTGGGGGTTGAAAGGCTTTTGTTCCCGGGCTGTGCCTGCTGGAGAGACCTTCAGGGAGGCAGGAAAACCCTCCGCTGGTTCCTCCGGGAGTTTGTACCAAGCTCAGTGGGTTTAGGGCTGGTGTAGTTCGGGCTCTCTGAGATGGCTGTGCAGACAGCGCAGGTGTGTGTGTTGCCTCTGCCTTGGATGCTGCCCTTTCCCGCTGCCCCACGTGTAGCGTGGTGGGACCATTATCTGGAGCAGGCAAGATCTGCCACTGCTCTCCAGGGCAATGTAACGTGGGTGCAAGAGACTGTCTGTCATTTGGAGTTACTGGCAACGTTTGCGTTTGCCTGACATTCATCTCACTGCTCGTTTTTATTCAGCTAATTTATTAGTGCAGAAGCTTGGGAACAGCTGTATCCTTTATCAACGGGAATCCATTACTCCGTTAGTAACCTGTCCGCAGTGCAAAAGGCAGTGAGGAGCCCCTGTGTACTAGGTGTGA of Nyctibius grandis isolate bNycGra1 chromosome 10, bNycGra1.pri, whole genome shotgun sequence contains these proteins:
- the PCBD2 gene encoding pterin-4-alpha-carbinolamine dehydratase 2, which codes for MSSQSHWLTTEERNQVLLDLKASGWSELGERDAIYKEFNFKNFNQAFGFMTRVALQAEKMNHHPEWFNVYSKVQITLISHDCGGLTKRDVKLAQFIDKAAASV